The Clostridium sporogenes genome contains a region encoding:
- a CDS encoding DUF2620 domain-containing protein yields MIKIVIGGQIDKDKVANIVKDLVGDKATVEIKTDIEAAMAVKNGQADYYLGACNTGGGGALAMAIALLGMNLCATVSMPGNVRSDEEIIKEIESGKKAFGFTPQHAEQVIPVIINKILT; encoded by the coding sequence ATGATAAAGATAGTTATTGGAGGACAAATAGACAAAGATAAGGTTGCAAACATTGTAAAGGATTTAGTAGGGGATAAAGCAACAGTGGAAATAAAAACAGATATTGAAGCTGCAATGGCAGTAAAAAATGGTCAGGCAGATTATTATTTAGGAGCTTGCAACACTGGTGGTGGTGGAGCATTAGCAATGGCTATAGCACTTTTAGGTATGAATCTTTGTGCTACAGTTTCTATGCCTGGTAATGTAAGATCAGACGAAGAAATCATAAAAGAAATAGAGTCTGGAAAAAAGGCATTTGGATTTACACCACAGCATGCGGAACAAGTAATCCCTGTAATTATAAATAAAATTTTAACTTAA
- the yhfZ gene encoding GntR family transcriptional regulator YhfZ, with amino-acid sequence MDIKSKLMQKNGLMAMTLAKEFLPMEEGDRILTVAQISEKYKTARGTIQAALKFLQEYGAIVLEPRGHLGTFINKISYEKLLEISDIKTIVGVMPLPYSKGYEGLATGLYNTLSATSFNISLAYMRGANNRVQALKEERYDFVVMSKLAAEYYINNGEDIEIVLGFDPHSYVNEHIVIFKNKEDKEIKDGMNVGIDYSSIDHEILSLHQCEGKNVNYVSMIYSQILNKILSGEIDAAIWNKDDIKDNDKKFNYYSIRNEKFNYADTEAVIVVNKNNEYLTKLLKKFLDKDQILDIQKKVVNEEIIPNY; translated from the coding sequence ATGGATATAAAATCAAAACTTATGCAAAAAAACGGATTAATGGCTATGACTTTGGCAAAAGAATTTTTGCCTATGGAAGAAGGAGATAGAATTCTTACAGTAGCCCAAATATCTGAAAAATATAAAACTGCTAGGGGAACAATACAGGCTGCCCTAAAATTTTTACAAGAATATGGAGCAATTGTATTAGAACCAAGAGGTCATTTAGGAACTTTTATAAATAAAATATCTTATGAAAAATTATTAGAAATATCAGATATAAAGACTATAGTGGGAGTTATGCCACTACCTTATTCTAAAGGTTATGAAGGATTAGCAACTGGACTTTATAATACTTTAAGTGCCACATCTTTTAATATATCTTTAGCATATATGAGAGGAGCTAATAATAGAGTTCAAGCTTTAAAAGAAGAAAGATATGACTTTGTTGTTATGTCTAAATTGGCAGCTGAGTATTATATAAATAATGGTGAAGATATAGAGATAGTTTTAGGTTTTGACCCTCATAGCTATGTAAATGAGCATATAGTTATATTTAAAAATAAAGAAGATAAAGAAATAAAAGATGGCATGAATGTAGGAATAGATTACTCTTCTATAGATCATGAAATTTTATCTCTTCATCAATGTGAGGGTAAAAATGTTAATTATGTATCTATGATTTACAGTCAAATTTTAAACAAGATTTTAAGTGGAGAAATAGATGCAGCTATATGGAATAAAGATGATATAAAAGACAATGATAAGAAATTTAATTACTATTCTATTAGAAATGAAAAATTCAATTATGCTGATACAGAAGCTGTTATAGTAGTTAATAAGAATAATGAATATCTAACAAAGCTATTAAAAAAATTTCTAGATAAAGATCAAATACTAGATATACAAAAGAAAGTTGTAAATGAAGAAATTATTCCAAATTATTAA
- a CDS encoding serine/threonine-protein kinase — MRKKASNFRPKQDLQIGNKYILKDYIDAGTFGSVWTAVNLETDELVALKIPKDQERADNTLAEGKELQGCDHPNIVKLNWMGRVDGVFVIEMEYFKGHKLSDELCETGFRNPKTFEQIYELFNKILDGIEFIHEKKISHGDIKPQNILVRDDVIKITDFGTSKYIENIYVKTIDGQGTMAYMAPEVAGSRKKRYINSDIYSLGVLLYQLLTGRTPYETSFQLLEGKTYPRPREINDNIPEEVEIVILKALSRNPEERYQNIKEFRIKLDNPFNSWRGNILTYAKNVEPEIISDDWLENIMTFYKEKEFKKAELLIENEIEIGNISQDIIYHLAYIYSKQGRFYDSLNKLKEVDLLKVEDIRRDGFEDNVLYLKGRLYFELKRYEEARNLYKKLADNNSENIDYRYKLACVYALNSEEDNAIEILEDINKNIPGLLYIVKKLGHAYDQTRNYSKARAYFNYALRLDPNDEIIRNRVELYKRYL, encoded by the coding sequence ATGAGAAAAAAAGCCTCAAATTTTCGACCAAAGCAAGATTTACAAATAGGCAATAAGTATATTTTAAAAGATTATATTGACGCAGGAACTTTCGGCAGTGTTTGGACAGCGGTTAACTTAGAAACAGACGAATTAGTAGCGTTAAAAATACCTAAAGACCAGGAAAGAGCAGATAATACACTTGCTGAAGGAAAAGAACTGCAAGGATGTGATCATCCTAATATTGTAAAATTAAATTGGATGGGAAGAGTTGATGGAGTTTTTGTTATAGAAATGGAGTATTTTAAAGGACATAAATTATCAGATGAACTTTGTGAAACAGGATTTAGGAATCCTAAGACATTTGAACAAATATATGAACTTTTTAACAAAATACTTGATGGAATAGAATTTATTCATGAAAAGAAGATTTCACATGGTGATATAAAACCTCAAAATATTCTTGTTAGAGATGATGTTATTAAAATAACTGATTTTGGTACAAGTAAATATATAGAGAATATATATGTTAAAACTATTGACGGACAAGGAACAATGGCTTATATGGCCCCTGAAGTTGCAGGTTCTAGAAAGAAAAGATATATAAATTCTGATATATATTCATTGGGGGTATTGCTATATCAACTACTTACAGGTAGAACTCCGTATGAGACATCATTTCAACTTTTAGAAGGAAAGACATACCCGAGACCAAGAGAAATTAATGATAATATACCAGAAGAAGTTGAAATTGTTATTTTGAAAGCATTATCAAGGAACCCAGAAGAAAGATATCAAAATATAAAGGAATTTAGAATTAAATTAGATAACCCATTTAATTCTTGGCGAGGAAATATATTAACATATGCTAAAAATGTAGAGCCTGAAATAATTTCTGATGACTGGCTTGAAAATATTATGACGTTTTACAAAGAAAAAGAATTTAAAAAGGCAGAATTATTGATAGAAAATGAAATAGAAATAGGAAACATTTCACAAGACATTATATATCATTTAGCATATATTTACTCAAAACAAGGAAGATTTTATGATAGTTTAAATAAATTAAAAGAAGTGGATTTATTGAAAGTAGAGGATATAAGAAGAGATGGCTTTGAAGATAATGTTCTATACCTAAAGGGAAGATTATATTTTGAATTAAAGCGATATGAGGAAGCAAGAAATCTATATAAAAAACTAGCAGATAACAATTCAGAAAATATAGACTATAGATATAAACTGGCTTGTGTATATGCATTAAATAGTGAAGAAGATAATGCTATTGAAATTTTAGAAGATATAAACAAAAATATTCCAGGACTTTTATATATAGTAAAAAAGTTGGGTCATGCATATGATCAAACAAGGAATTATAGTAAAGCGAGGGCATATTTTAATTATGCATTACGCCTAGACCCTAATGATGAAATAATTAGGAACAGGGTAGAGCTGTATAAAAGGTATTTATAG
- a CDS encoding DUF1835 domain-containing protein: protein MHKIIHICFSQSAKGSLKYAVNKKIIEGEKVISFYDDISQGPIKGGIDKDKRIDWLKKTISKDEFYYEDIDELMESYVEFQKEISNVRDTDTIYFWYGQNAIEICGLMYTLELLKDKWKNVYFINVSDLPMKVEYGIYIPRCTGEIMPEKFSEYIKINRKIDKDEYIKFLTQWKVLKKENSILRIFKDGKVENVDEDYFDIFILKYTPKEFKKSARIIGEVLGNSEILISDGYILGRVKELVKAGRINYRGNFNIMREMEISITEQGLEYLKKNDNAIEFWEKRNRNTEEEKEIIEEYINMGRLEEKISIAKKLLDVLEIELIAEKTGLTIGQVRNLINVDM from the coding sequence ATGCATAAAATAATTCATATATGTTTTTCACAATCTGCAAAGGGAAGTTTAAAATATGCTGTTAATAAAAAAATTATAGAAGGTGAAAAAGTTATATCATTTTATGATGATATTTCACAAGGCCCTATTAAAGGTGGTATAGATAAAGATAAAAGAATTGATTGGTTAAAAAAAACAATTAGTAAAGATGAGTTTTATTATGAGGATATAGACGAATTAATGGAAAGTTATGTGGAATTTCAAAAGGAAATTTCTAATGTAAGGGATACTGACACTATCTATTTTTGGTATGGACAAAATGCTATTGAAATTTGTGGGTTAATGTATACATTAGAATTACTAAAGGATAAATGGAAAAATGTTTATTTTATAAATGTATCTGATTTGCCTATGAAGGTAGAATATGGAATATACATACCGAGATGTACAGGGGAAATTATGCCAGAAAAGTTTAGTGAATATATTAAGATAAATAGGAAGATAGATAAAGATGAATATATAAAATTCTTAACACAATGGAAGGTATTAAAGAAAGAAAATTCAATTCTTCGTATTTTTAAAGATGGAAAAGTTGAAAATGTAGATGAGGATTATTTTGATATATTTATATTGAAATATACCCCAAAAGAATTTAAAAAATCAGCAAGAATTATAGGAGAGGTACTTGGGAATAGTGAGATTTTAATTTCTGATGGATATATTTTGGGGAGAGTGAAAGAACTCGTTAAAGCTGGAAGGATAAATTATAGAGGAAACTTTAATATTATGAGGGAGATGGAGATAAGCATCACTGAACAAGGATTAGAATATTTAAAAAAGAATGATAATGCTATTGAGTTTTGGGAAAAAAGAAACAGAAATACAGAAGAAGAAAAAGAAATTATAGAAGAATATATAAATATGGGTAGACTTGAAGAAAAGATAAGTATAGCAAAGAAACTATTAGATGTATTAGAAATAGAATTAATAGCAGAAAAAACAGGATTAACTATAGGGCAAGTAAGAAATTTAATAAATGTTGATATGTAA
- a CDS encoding helicase HerA domain-containing protein, which translates to MDKYIGKLIGNTGNPNDLKIALENSFSAKRGEFVKIRHTEVESERETYVLGRIVSISRNNILYNSNMGEGLSSLEILPGAQITGETLFGTVQLIGYRDALGQIKIPRRPLNPGAKVYGVDYEFLSKFYKFDENTSINIGNLIGYEKGENIVPVYIDVNKLVTEHLGILAMTGSGKSYTVGRIIERLVAEMNGTVVVFDVHGEYGKAFAKGEVHFNDNLEQIENEDEVKSILKIQESFRKLLAAGGGIKVYTPQMEAFDYKYNNKNTHLALKFDNFDMDDLSSVLPGLTEPQQRVLDVAMRYWKIKYKDNQRDIQDLTRILSTENGLDELKNWDELTEGEAKALNGRSAAVVSMKLNRVINDARSFYTRAIGDLTDIYRMIGEKRNSIGRLVIIDLQGLSDDAKQIITALISSEIMRAASNKKRQIRPSFLVYEEGHNFAPAGIPCISKKIIKKIAAEGRKFGVGFSIISQRPSKLDPDVTSQCNTIITMRLKNPDDQRFIAKTSDMFSKSDIEELPSLSTGEALICGRSIPAPLLVKVGTKALMHGGESPKVILEWGSFNG; encoded by the coding sequence ATGGATAAATATATAGGTAAACTTATAGGAAACACAGGAAATCCGAATGATTTGAAAATTGCTCTTGAAAATAGTTTTTCCGCTAAAAGAGGAGAGTTTGTAAAAATAAGACATACAGAAGTTGAAAGTGAAAGAGAAACTTATGTCTTAGGTAGAATAGTATCTATTTCAAGAAATAATATTTTATACAATTCAAATATGGGTGAAGGATTGTCTTCACTAGAAATATTGCCAGGTGCGCAAATAACTGGTGAAACTTTATTTGGAACAGTACAACTTATAGGTTATAGAGATGCTTTAGGACAGATAAAAATACCAAGAAGACCACTAAATCCAGGGGCAAAGGTTTATGGTGTTGATTATGAGTTTTTATCAAAGTTTTATAAATTTGATGAAAATACAAGTATAAATATAGGAAACTTAATAGGATATGAAAAAGGTGAAAATATTGTTCCAGTTTATATTGATGTTAATAAATTAGTTACGGAGCATCTTGGTATACTTGCTATGACAGGTTCAGGTAAATCGTATACGGTAGGTAGAATAATTGAAAGACTAGTAGCAGAGATGAATGGTACTGTTGTAGTTTTTGACGTTCATGGAGAGTATGGAAAAGCATTTGCAAAAGGAGAAGTACATTTTAATGATAATTTAGAGCAAATAGAAAATGAAGATGAAGTAAAAAGTATATTAAAAATTCAGGAGTCTTTTAGAAAGTTACTGGCTGCTGGTGGAGGAATAAAGGTTTATACTCCTCAAATGGAAGCGTTTGATTATAAGTACAATAATAAAAATACTCATTTAGCACTTAAATTTGATAATTTTGATATGGATGATTTATCTTCAGTGCTTCCTGGATTAACAGAACCTCAACAGAGAGTATTAGATGTGGCTATGAGATATTGGAAGATAAAATATAAAGACAATCAAAGAGATATACAAGATTTAACAAGAATATTATCTACGGAAAATGGATTAGATGAACTTAAAAATTGGGATGAACTAACTGAAGGAGAAGCAAAGGCGTTAAATGGTAGAAGTGCTGCTGTTGTATCTATGAAATTGAACAGGGTTATTAATGACGCAAGAAGTTTTTATACAAGAGCAATAGGGGATTTAACAGATATTTATAGAATGATTGGAGAAAAGAGAAATAGTATAGGTAGATTAGTTATAATAGATTTACAAGGATTATCTGATGATGCTAAGCAAATAATTACAGCACTTATATCTAGTGAAATAATGAGAGCAGCATCAAATAAGAAAAGACAAATAAGACCTTCATTTCTTGTATACGAAGAAGGACATAACTTTGCACCAGCAGGTATACCATGTATATCTAAAAAAATAATAAAGAAGATAGCAGCAGAAGGAAGAAAGTTTGGAGTAGGATTTTCAATTATATCTCAAAGACCATCTAAATTAGATCCAGATGTTACATCTCAATGTAATACTATTATAACAATGCGACTTAAAAATCCTGATGACCAAAGATTTATTGCTAAGACATCAGATATGTTTTCAAAATCTGATATAGAAGAATTACCTTCTTTATCTACTGGAGAAGCTTTGATATGTGGTAGATCTATTCCTGCCCCACTTCTTGTGAAGGTAGGAACAAAAGCATTAATGCATGGTGGGGAATCTCCTAAAGTAATTTTAGAGTGGGGTTCATTTAATGGATAG
- a CDS encoding PRD domain-containing protein: MDLTLRLKLLKDGAQIDEDTYNNLFKIIESFKKDFQIELSEENGGMFITHLAVALERIKKKELVEPIEELIFEEVRNDKNFKKANDILESLEKDINISVPEVERPFILMHIVTLLSK, from the coding sequence ATGGATTTAACTTTAAGACTTAAATTACTAAAAGATGGAGCTCAAATTGATGAAGATACTTATAACAATCTTTTTAAAATTATTGAAAGCTTTAAAAAAGATTTTCAAATTGAACTTTCTGAAGAGAATGGAGGTATGTTTATAACCCATCTTGCAGTAGCTTTAGAAAGAATAAAGAAAAAGGAATTAGTAGAACCTATAGAAGAGCTAATATTTGAAGAAGTTAGAAATGATAAAAACTTTAAAAAAGCTAATGATATTTTAGAATCATTGGAAAAAGATATAAATATTTCAGTGCCAGAAGTAGAAAGACCTTTTATATTAATGCATATAGTTACTCTTCTTAGTAAGTAA